The proteins below are encoded in one region of Puntigrus tetrazona isolate hp1 chromosome 5, ASM1883169v1, whole genome shotgun sequence:
- the mis12 gene encoding protein MIS12 homolog produces the protein MAESGVSVGSESLQLYETQFFGFTPETCTVRVHDAFRDSLNQILVAVESVFVKRLCPGRDPPAELRLAARESTQRLRQFLQERFEIMFQRMKGMLMDRVLSIPSNVLLPDDRPHQKHPGGKEDLARLRGSIADLLQAYEAEVCAKQALLAELEEQKETRKRLDEVLGWIEELRLSWRREGMGSVRDSVRHVVETVGQLQDVLGKINKRSRSLDEV, from the exons ATGGCAGAGAGCGGAG TTTCAGTGGGATCTGAGTCCCTCCAGCTGTATGAAACGCAGTTCTTCGGCTTCACCCCGGAGACCTGCACCGTACGAGTTCACGACGCCTTTCGGGACTCTCTCAATCAAATACTGGTCGCCGTTGAATCCGTGTTCGTGAAAAGATTGTGTCCAGGCCGGGATCCGCCGGCAGAGCTCCGCCTGGCAGCCCGAGAGAGCACCCAAAGGCTGCGGCAGTTCTTACAGGAGCGCTTTGAAATCATGTTCCAGCGCATGAAGGGGATGCTGATGGACCGCGTCCTGTCCATCCCGAGCAACGTCCTGCTGCCCGACGACCGGCCGCACCAGAAGCACCCCGGGGGCAAGGAAGACCTCGCGAGGCTGCGGGGCTCCATCGCCGACCTGCTGCAGGCTTACGAAGCCGAGGTGTGCGCCAAGCAAGCGCTTCTCGCTGAGCTCGAGGAGCAGAAGGAAACCAGGAAACGGCTGGACGAAGTGCTGGGGTGGATCGAGGAACTGCGACTTTCGTGGAGGCGAGAGGGAATGGGAAGTGTCCGAGACAGCGTTCGACACGTGGTGGAGACCGTGGGCCAGCTGCAGGACGTTCTGGGGAAGATTAACAAGCGGAGCAGAAGCCTGGATGAAGTGTGA
- the derl2 gene encoding derlin-2 codes for MAYQTIRQEYLQIPVVTRAYTTACVLTTAAVQLELITPFQLYFNPDLILRNYQVWRLITNFLFFGPVGFNFLFNMIFLYRYCRMLEEGSFRGRTADFVFMFLFGGLLMTIFGTFVNLVFLGQAFTIMLVYIWSRRNPNVRMNFFGLLNFQAPFLPWVLMGFSLLLGNSIIVDLLGIAVGHVYYFLEDVFPNQPGGGRWLRTPSVLKMLFDTPEEDANYNPLPEDRPGGFAWGEGQRLGG; via the exons ATGGCATACCAGACAATCCGACAGGAATATTTACAGATTCCTGTAGTCACCAGAGCTTATACCACCGCCTGCGTTCTCACAACAGCTGCCGTG CAATTAGAACTCATCACACCTTTCCAGCTTTACTTCAACCCAGATTTAATATTAAGGAACTATCAG gTATGGCGGCTAATAAccaactttttgttttttggtccGGTTGGGTTCAACTTCTTATTCAACATGATATTTTT GTACCGGTACTGTCGGATGCTGGAGGAGGGGTCCTTCAGAGGGAGGACCGCTGACTTTGTCTTTATGTTTCTCTTCGGTGGCCTTCTCATGACT ATATTTGGCACGTTTGTGAATCTTGTGTTCTTAGGTCAGGCTTTCACCATCATGCTCGTGTACATATGGAGCAGGAGGAACCCAAATGTGCGCATGAATTTCTTCGGCCTTTTGAATTTCCAGGCCCCGTTCCTCCCGTGGGTGCTCATGGGATTCTCTCTGCTGCTGGGAAACTCCATCATCGTGGATCTTTTAG GCATCGCAGTAGGACACGTGTATTACTTTTTGGAGGATGTGTTTCCCAACCAACCAGGTGGTGGCAGATGGCTGAGGACTCCCTCCGTCCT TAAGATGCTGTTTGACACACCTGAGGAAGATGCCAACTACAACC